In Haliotis asinina isolate JCU_RB_2024 chromosome 11, JCU_Hal_asi_v2, whole genome shotgun sequence, the genomic stretch ATTGTTAATAAATATAATGAAGCAAGATGTTCATGAATAACATGTACCTAAACATCTTTCCATCTATTAGAAATTGGCATGCATCAGTGAAAAAGTTATTGAACAAACTATCATCATGTTAAACATGACTTTGTCAGTTGGCGCGGAGAGGCGCATTGCAGCAACGAAAATTATTTATCAACTATCCCTTTAAACCGATATATCTGACAATTCATGGGAACACTTTCTAGTCAATAGACTATATGTGATTGCAACAAACATCCAGGGCATAGTTTTTCGAATCTCTCCTAgcgctaaggtagtcgtaagtgccatacattaacataaacttacGAATTTCTTAACACTAACtgagcttcgaaaatccaggTCCATGGCAACAACTGTTGTGCCTGTAAATACGCAAGAGTGATTTTCACACGTCCATCCAGGGTCACTTTGTATTCAATCCAGGGTCACTGAGTATTCCCTTAACATGTGATCGAAGTTGACATGAACATCATGTCAGTGTTGTCAACACAATACACCGATTCTCAGTCTCAGTTTCTAATGTCATCTCGGGCAGTATCGCAGTTCTTTGTACAGAACTGCTTTTAAACACCCACGTGAGACATAAACCCCGGATTAGCTGGTTTGTTAGTAGTGAGTTTTAGTGTTTGCCGCAtttagtgatattccagcaatatcactgccgtGGACTCACACAATTTGCCTATGTctagaatcgaacccgggtcttcggcgtgacaagcgaacgctttagccacctGGCCACCTCCCCGCTCTTCACTGgttgatttctggtgtccccgacaCGGAATCGCTGCCATATTGGTAAATGCGGCGAAACCTCAACTCACTCTGCTATGATAAATAAATACTATGCACACGTACAGTTTCGTTCTGGATGTATCGATCATCACTACCCTCATCTCTCGCTTTTACTTACTTACGTTTACTTCACCTTAACCCAACAAATCAtaagtgaagtgagtgagtttagttaaatAGACCGCACTCAAgaacattccatctatatggcggtggtctgtaaataacagaggttggaccagacaatcatgtgatcaaagcatgagcatcgatctgcgcaattgggaaccgatgacatgcgtcaaccaagtccccaacctgcccccccccccccccccccccgaccccattagtcgccttacgacaaacatagtctgcatgggttgctgtataCCTAATCTATCTCgaatagttgtttttttttctagcTTTATCACGACAAGTAGACGAAAaagtagtctctgaaatgaacacagacAGAAAAGAACAACTCACAAAGATATATTTCTGTATGACAGATTACACCGCAAGGGGCGCCAGAAAATAGTTTCATACGTTGTACTAAATTAATGTAGGGAATGAAACGGGTCTTCAGTGTAGCCAGGCTATCCCGTCGATTGCATTCATCCCAACAGAAAAGAATTAGCACATCGCTCTGATGTTTTATCGGTGTATATTAATTCTCATTGACAATACCACAGAAATACAGTCACAAACCAGTTGTTGTGAATTGTTGTCATTATACGGCCCAGAGAACTCAATTTTAAATCGACTTAGTAACATTTTCTCAGAATTTCTTTGTGGTTTTGTTACGACCCGCGGTAGCATGAGTTAGCTCCCTTTGATACTTCCGGAATAATGTGGCCTGCATGGTGACTTGCAAACTTGAGGCTGAAAGCAGTTTGAATTCTTCAACCTCTTCTGCCCCCTGAGGCACACCGGCGGCATTTTACAAAGCGTACACGGCAGGAGATTTGTAGTTATAAAAACAGACGAACTAACGACCACAACATGGTAAGCTACATAATTACTTTGCCAGTTTGATACTCGTTCATTTCTCgttcaacaaaatcaaaatgaaaaacaacaacgtTCAATCACTATGTTCCGTCAACGTGAATTGTGTAGCTATTTTTTATGTGATTGAAAGgtattatgataataataagcTGCGATGCAGTTTCTTTtagtttattatatttacaacTGCAAGTGCGAATAGCACCTATCATATGACAATGatagatataaaaatatttcgaaaatttGACAGACATTAGGGTCTAATCTAATTTCCTAGTTTCTACATTTGtgttatttaatattttataaacCAAAATTTCAAACATCATCACCATTGGTCTGCACTGAAAGGTttccaaacaaataaatatggtCAGAATGATACAATGGAAAGATTTCCATCTGAAACCAccggttttttgttgttggtggtggttttGTTTCTTCGGTTTATGTTTATCATTCCTAAATTCTATGCTTAAAACCCTCCTCTAACCAAGCTGAGATATATATTGTTCACTAACATGAATTATCTTAGCCCTAACCCTGAGTACTCTCctttaatttttgttttcacTACCCCACCAATTGACGTTTTGACATTTCAAGCTTGGGGTTACGAGCAGAACTCTTACTAATACAAtatactcattgttttttaagTTCTGGTTCAGTAGTAGGGGCTGCAACGATTCACCCAGACCTTGATTCAAATCAGTTTTCAATATTGGTCGCTTGATTCTatcattttttatttgattCTTCATACAAGAAAAACCATCAGGTTTGAGTTAACTTTCAGAATTCTTTTTTAGCGTGAAATCTGTCCTCATCCTTGTGATGTCTTCTAACAATAATTCTCACTAGATAATTAACCCAGCATCCGCCAGTCATTTTTAGCTTTATGTCAGCACTCAAACCTGATCAAGTTTGAGCCCAGAGTACATTCTGGCTGtgtggaaaatatatcaaatatatcatatcaaaatagtgataatggttgATGAAAATTGAAACTAAGGTGTCAGATTCATGTTTTCAGTGAATCAAACCAAATCACTTCAGCCCTATTCTATAGTGCATGAATTATTTTTGAATAGGAGTTTCATGATCTTTTATCCATTGTCTTTATCTAACTACTTGTGTGTTTTCAGAGTATCCTCACATATAATGGAGCGGCCATCATTGCCATGAAGGGGAAAGACTGTGTTGCCATTGCATCTGACCGGAGGTTTGGCATCCAGGCACAGACAATAAATATGGAGTTTGACAAGATCTTTGAGATGGGACCACATTTGTACATAGGCCTGCCAGGTCTAGCAACTGATGTGCAGACAATGTAAGTACCTGTACACTGTTCATTACATGGGTTCTGTCATGTTAGCACATATCTTCAGTAATAATTGTGCCACTTTCTCATCTTTAAAGAATTTAATTTCTTTATTGTTGACTTACTAAGAGGCATCTCTCTCCCATCCATCTTTAGGAAGTCTAAAATATAGGAAGTTTATTTACTTGTAAAGATGTGTGTGAGGAATACAACATTTAACAATACATGTCTCTGCCACCACTAAATAAGCAGAACTGAATGAATGACTGCAGTGGAATTGCtatataatttataatttcatcACTTTGATTTCTTGGAAATTACTTACCTTAAGGGATATATTAATCATCAATGGACTATACCTTTGTAGTTCACAAAGACTGAAATTCCGACTCAACTTGTACGAGCTGAGAGAAAATCGAAAGATCAAGCCGAAGACATTCATGAGCATGGTGTCAAATCTGCTGTATGAAAGGAGGTGGGTCACACTTAGCGCGAGACATTCTATATCCACAGAGATTTGTACCAGATTTTAACTTATCAAGATCGTTAGGCTGTCATTACCATTACTACATTGATCagtgcttgtgctgttgatcacagaccaccgtcatacaactggaatattgctgagtgcactgttcagcaacaaacaaaccaaaccaaaattcTATATATGAACTGTGTAAGATGATTACAGTCTACTTGTCTGAAGTCAGTCTTACAAAACTAAAGCTCTTTTGGAATGGTAGTCGTTCGTAGTAAGTGTACCCTAACAGGACAACATTGTTCATATAGTAAAGcgctgttttgtgtttttactTGATTAGCAATGATTTATGACCATTGTAGATATACCGGATTTGAAATGTTAAGGATCTTGATTATATTGAGGGGATATAATTTTGAAAGAAGACAGGGCAGACAATAGAATACACACATAGGCATTTCTAGTTGTACCTGTTTTGTGTAGTGTAGCTGGATTATTAGTGCATTTGGCATTAAACAGTCCATCCCTGAATCTCTAACAGTGTAGTTGGAGAACACTTAAAGAATTTCAAAGGAATAACATGAAGAATTTCACTCAATGTTTAGAACGTGGGGGTCAGAGATCATTTCCCACATTTCCACAAATTGGTTTATGCCAAGATAGTTATGGGTTTGAAGTGATCTTAACTTATTAAATGACTTGACTTACTTTATATGAAGGTAATTGAAATACTGTCCAAAGCAGCATCAGCTCAAGTTCACTCAGTTGTGTATACTTTCACTTTGGAaagtccaggttagaactgaaattcagtaacccatgcatgtagtgagagacgactaacatgatcgggtggtctgactcgttgatttggttgacacatatcatcagtttccagttgtgcagatctatGTTcacttgctgttgatcactggattgtctggcttgACTCActgtgtgtggtgtaaaactagtctcactcactactttcactttgtatttttttcaaatcagtATGGTCTTTAATGCAGGTTTGGACCCTACTTCGTTGAACCTGTGATCGCAGGCCTTGATACCAAGACAGGAGAGCcgtacattgcatccatggatCTGATTGGTTGCCCAATGGAGACGGATGACTTTGTCGTCAGCGGTACATGTTCAGAACAGATGTACGGGATGTGTGAGTCACTGTGGGAGCCAGATCTGGTAAGTGATGCAGCCAGTGAAGTAATTAGTTCCTTGTTTTACTGAGTGGGTACCCAAAGAGATTCTAGGATGGAATTCATCCCGGTGAACTTATTCTGATCTTAACAAGCAGCATTATAACATTGGTACCTTGGTTGATGGTGTGTCGGAGTATTCTGACTCCGTATCCATAAAACTGCCTGTCCATGGCCAGTAAGTCAGTAACTTTCAGTTGGAAAGAAATTTTTTGAAATTTCCGTCCGCCTGCCTGCTTTTCTGGCAAATAATGTTAAGACTACATttatgtgttcatgtttattttaacTCCACATAGATTCTCAAATGATTATTTGCAATATTGCAACCAAATCAAAACAGGAGTTGTCCAATTGTCATGATCGTACTCCCCTTGTCATCCATGATCCATTATTAGAGTGGATGAACGGAAGTAACTCCAAATCTACATTTTTATTGGTTGATCAATCATAGCCCCTGTCTTGGTAGTCACATTGTTTCTCTGCAAATGGTGCCAGTGAGACAAAGTAACAATGTCTCATTGAGATTTTTTTGTGCATGTAAGATCTGTTGTTTCACTTAATGAAAACAGAATCATGCAGAATCTGCCCCCACAGACTAGTGATGAAGTCAATGATGCATGTGAAATGCATTTCCTGTAGGACCAGATCCATCTGTCACCTGTGGTATCTCACAGTCACATAATTGGGAAAATCCCATTGTCAAATTTTCTCCATCATTTTAGctcatttcattcattatttCTTACATTTTCAGGCTCCAGATGACCTGTTTGAGACAATATCTCAGGCACTGATGAATGCTTTTGACAGAGATGCTGTTTCAGGTTGGGGCGGCGTTGTCTATATCATGTAAGTTTCATCCATCTTGTAGATATCCTATGTAATGTACCTTTCAATGGATGGTTAGGTTAAACAGCTTTGTACCAGCAGTGACTAGCTGGATTCCAAGTGTCATATTTATTTAACAAAACCTCTAAGAATGAGCCAAGTCTCAATTAATTACTATAGTTAGTGTCTTATGACATGAGCGTAACCTTAGTATGTACAATACTACATTGTATAAAAGtataaaaaaaaattcaagTAAGTAAACTGTATGTAAAGTGTATTCATTTTCAGATAGGTATGATCGCATGTTAAGGTGGATGCTCAACATGTATACTTGTCATACAGGTGTTCTGGCACAGTCTTAGTTGATTGCTTCTCATTTTTCAATTGTAGCCATGCTCATTGATCTCATTATCAATTGCCAGTGGTCTGGTCCTCTCCTGACTTTCCcttttgttttcagtgaaaagGACAAGGTGACAAAGAAACTATTGAAGACTCGAATGGACTAGTTTTATTCAATGTATATTCAACACTGTAATGTATTGCGTTGTCAGAAGAAATATCACTTCAAACATCATCCACACTGTGGCATGTCAATTCCATTTCATGTATTAAAACTCTTTAAACTTAGAagatgttgtttttttgtttgttgttttttttagagCATGCCTTTGCTTTAGTATTTGAGTCCAAAGGAGCATTGTCTGATACAAAGCTTTTCAGTTGCTAAAGTTTGCAGGCTTCAGCTCTGCTTTCATATATTTGGAGTGATGAAAGAAGTTACAGTATAGCCAGAAACATAATCTTTGTAAGATTCCTTCATTTTAATGAATAAGTCTGTTTGGGGGTCTGGGGAAGGCCCccaaaatatttgtgtttgtttacaaaatcagGTGTCAGACTCAGTTGATGCTGTAAATCTGCCAATgaatctgtgtctgtgttttcagtgattggtttgtctggtcttGCATCTGATTTACAGACTAATGCAGTTTGAACATTACTGACTGTATTGTTAAGTAACATCCACACACTCACTTCACATGTCATGAGAGACAGTGGGATGCATCCACACACTCACTTCACATTCATGAGAGACAGTGGGATGCATCCACACACTCACTTCACATGTCATGAGAGACAGTGGGATGCATCCACACACTCACTTCACATGTCATGAGAGACAGTGGGATGCATCCACACACTCACTTCACATGTCATAAGAGACAGTGGGATGCATCCACACACTCACTTCACATGTCATAAGAGACAGGGGGGTTGCCTAGGAgttcaagcgttcgctagtcactcTAAAGActggggttcgattccacacatgagtacactgtgtgaagcccatttctggagtccccgccatgattttgctggaataatgcttaaAATGGCGTAAAccttgactcactcactttgtagaAAAGGGTCCTGTGAAACGGTGTGCCAAGAAATTGCCATAGAATTATCTTCATGCTTCTCCAAGGGACAGGATTATTACTAAAGACAATCTCCAAGGTTCCAACCTGCTTCAGACATACCTGATGTCAAGCTCTACTACCTTGCATTCTGGATGCCCTGCTTAATAATATGAATGTATTTCTATGGCACTTTAAGTCTATCAGTGGCACTTCACAATGTTAAAAACATGTTACAAAAGACACAACACATGTAGATAGTTttgggtaaagcttgaagacaaaTGATTTGTCTTTAGAGATGATTTCCGGTTTGTTGCCATTGTTGATCAGAGTTAATGTTCCAAAGTAGTATCCCTCCAGCGGAAGTGAAAACCCGGTTCTCCATGCTTGTTTCGCTGAGTGGAGTGGAAAGAGGAATcagggtgctgttgtacaaagtgaTTTTGACACCAGTGTGTTCGCAACTCAcacaccttaacacagacttacgacagtctgtCAACTGAAGCTTTCAGCAGCCAAATAACATGAGCTAGTTTTCGAGACAGGTTAGCTAATCTGAAATTCTATTTCAGGTAGACCCTTTTAAATTTTTATGCTCAATAATGTTTCGACTGTTTACATGCAAAGTGACAAAATCCCAAAACATATCCTCGGCTTAGAATCTACATGGTTGTTCACTCTGAAAGAAAGTTCCGCTTTAAGTTACTTCCACCCACTGATATGGCTCACACGTTATTAACTTGTTTGGCACGTGGCCCTCGCCAATCGAGTAGTAGAGTCCTTGACAGGATGTAATAGACTGAGTACAAAAGAAAGAACATGCATGTACCTTTTCTGGGTGTAAACAGCTTaatatactgaaccacaaagGGAAGTCATAGCGGTTTCTTAAAGCACACACTTTAATTCACTCTTATTAACAATCAAAACTGAGGATTGAGTTGAAACTTGGCATTTTCGGGAGTCACATGAGAgtgcacacaaacaaaatcaccaaAAATAGTACGACTAAGAATTTAAGATACCCCAAAGTCAGTATTCTGTATGGTCTCAATGGGCATCGAGGCGTTTCATCatctgtacatggaatgaaataGCTGGTTGGTGAAGGCCATAGGCACTTGGGTCCATACTCTGTGCCATGCCTGATCGAGTTCAGAAGCAGTTGTCGGCCGTGCATTGGGTTTTAAAAAGAGACGTTTCCTTTGTTGTTCagtaaattttgaaaactctttTAGCTGTGACTTACTAGTTAGAAACATTGTGAACGTGttgtcaaaacatttgtttgtatgtatgtcaaAGTGAGACAATAAACAGGAGGTTACCGAGATTCCAGATTCCACTAGCCGTGAAAGCACAAAACTGTAGTGACGACAGATACAGCAcggacagaaagacagacagacaggcaggcagacaggtagatcaccacacagTGACAAAATCGTCCGATTCGAAAAGGTAACATGCAGCGCGAGTGTAAAGCTCACTAGAACTCATACTGGCAATTATCAGCGATTAAAACTGAAAGATTCCAGCATAGAAATATAGTTTAAGAGCATGTGTGTTTATGTACACGTAAGcctgtagactgatgctcagtCTCTGAATATCTATAGCtttcacagaaacaaatgaaccTGTTTTTAATCGACATGGAGCTCCAGTGAGATTTAGGGCTTATGATCTCAGATAGGGCTAtgcagtagagaaaataatgtgcttCAGGGACTGGGGGTCAGACTAGTAAGTGGTTGCAGTTTGACGTTATAATAAAATTATGATTGGAGTTCTCGATTAGTAAACATTATTCATTTGAAAATCCCCTGTGGCATTCATACATGGGACTGCCTTTTGTATGGATAAGCAATTTCTTCAAGTAATCATTATTTATTATGATAATAATCTAAGCTTCAAATGTCATAACAAACTATGAAGATGGGAGGATCGTCAGTTTTGTACACAAGTTCTGGAGGAGGggggtcattgattttgtacatgacaagcaGGGGCGGAAAGGTcgcttactttgtacatatattGCTTTTTCGGGGGTGTAATTAAActtgtacatgcaactccacAAAAATCACCATCAGTCTATGTAAAATAGATGAGACAGAACTATGCCTTTTCGCAAATATTTGAAGTCGCTCTCTAGATTTTACGGTGCTTCCTTCAATAAAAGCATCAGCATTTCGAGTAGATGTTCAGTCAATCTGTCACGTGACTTTCCAAAATGGCGGCTCCCATGAATGTTGGGAAATGTGTGTTACCACGTTTATGATCAAATCGGTTTACGCTCATAACAGCATCGAATAGCAAGCTATGGATGGGAAAAGCAACACCAAAAGAAAAGGAAAAACGGCTAAAACACGTCGTGAAACTGCGGTAAAGTaatattcaatatattttcttGTCAATTTCACTAATAATAAACCATGCCTGATTTTATTGTTTACGGGACAGATCATTATCAATCATTGATTGAGACAAGCGTCATGTGGAATGGGGTGTTTTGATTTATTactttcaaagaaatatatgtctgtCAGTTGTTTTACCAAATTAAACTTACATAAACGACAGTGAGGCAGACAAGTCATTATGCTGACGCCAATATTTTTCCTA encodes the following:
- the LOC137256001 gene encoding proteasome subunit beta type-3-like; the encoded protein is MSILTYNGAAIIAMKGKDCVAIASDRRFGIQAQTINMEFDKIFEMGPHLYIGLPGLATDVQTISQRLKFRLNLYELRENRKIKPKTFMSMVSNLLYERRFGPYFVEPVIAGLDTKTGEPYIASMDLIGCPMETDDFVVSGTCSEQMYGMCESLWEPDLAPDDLFETISQALMNAFDRDAVSGWGGVVYIIEKDKVTKKLLKTRMD